The DNA region aatgaGCTGCCTGAAATAAGGTCTGTGGTTAACACAAGCTTAAGAGATATTTCCATTTTGCTCTACGACATTAAATACATCAGTAAATACCtggtcttgcattgccagacctggcCGTGCAGggagctgtccgtggtgctgaatgACACTGTTTAGCATCatgttagtctcgcattgccagaccttcctcagtGCAGTTAActagagcagttaaccatagtcctcataaatccactggagtttaaaatgccaacacaaagactgTGAAGctgaaggtgacggacatccggccaaaaagagggacatccagcggaatttctggcggcccctgaacaatcccggaagtgtaatgttgttgatatagactagtaaATACCCCACTAGTGAATTTTGAAGCTTGCACGTGTCTCTTAAAAGGCAAGTGACTAAATGCAACTTCAAACTTTCCTGGTTGAATCAACAGTACAAATGAGGAACAGCTGCATTAGAGAAATCTGGTTCTTTGATACAAAATCAAAGGTAAAGcctgtttaaataaacaattaGAAGAAGAAGTTAAGTACAACTCCCAGGGTGTATTTCTGCAAGAAATATACAATCTGGAACTTAAATTAATTTACTTTCTGGGCTCATTTTGAAATTAATTCAGCAACTATGGTGCTGTggtttgtaaacaaattcaacgaCAAAGCCTCTGACTGGCTTTTTCTCCACAGCAACAAGGTTCTGTCAAGGTTCATGGGTATTGTAGTCTTTAGAGCGGTCCACCATGCCAAACTGGCAAACCAAACAATTTCTCAGAAACATAGGTGAAATGATTTAAACATTAAcatatagggccctatcttgcacccagcccaattgcctttgtacaccgacgcatgtatcattcctattttgcacccgacgcacagcggacttttccctccacagacgcacgtcggtaaattagggaatgtatttgcgctcccgggggcggttcagcgaaaagaggaggcgtgttccggcgcaaacgttaatggtgctattttgcagtttcagaaaacaattccgtcACTGACCAGAAAAAGcatggtctaaagtcagtggagctagtctaaagtcagtagcgcgttattcagatgctattttaggggttCATGCTTGGCCATACTGTAGCGGGTTGCGTGTGCACaatgcgcatacacttctctcatctaaacggacgcagcagtttccaatttttgcaaaccatacataattacaaggaaaaatattactgaaaatgcgcttcaggtgtttggatcggtcaggaggcactttacagtacagtccttaaaaagtcgcagcattctttgtggcttgttgtgatttacacaacatttccatgaatcatggatgtgttgatgacataaatgaggaaatattagaggacttaaggagacgtgatgttgaacaacggcgggatctggtccgggagtaatgcgcgatgtgctcctggtggagcgggtggacggagatggagtggggggaggaggaaggggcacaacagtggtgcgtttggaggcccacgctccatggctgcagcaatcctctccagcaacatcgccacccggtcaagacatttattactttgccgcatcccggacagctccactggcgtgcgccaggcaaatccgccgttataatagcaatccgccatggaacaagcgcgcctgctcttaaagggaatgtgagatgacgctctgattggtttattgcacgttacgcccaaaccacacctagctacttcagaccaaaccattttagatttgcgtcgggcgcaagagtcatttatcctgccggtataatagcaacagcgctcgagatccgcccacaaagctacttgcgttttgcgtttcatacttgcgtttcagatcgttaaaatagggcccatagcATTGTTAACTCATTCCTGAGACTCCTGTGTTGGTTGAGCAACATTGAGGGattctatgtatgtatgtgtttatttatttttctcattatGTATTAAGTGcccattttaattttatatatacatatcttaatttttgtttttttttattgctattTATCTTTTACTTTATGAAAGATTTGCGTTGTTCCCTGGATAAAAATGTTTATCTGTGTATATGATGGCGAATTGTTCAGAAAATGTATAACATGTTTGTAAagttttgcaaataaaaaaaaagaaaaagaaaaagagcaacATTGAGGGTACcattaaaagaaacattttaaatgagaaCTTATGGTGGGGTTTTACTTCCAGAAACAGCTGTTACGCCTACTTCACAACTGTATTAAACACTTCTCTGCCTGGTTACAGCCCACATAGTCTATattcacgacgttccacttccgggactgcttgggtgctgcaggaaattccgaccggatgcatgtcttttcgccaaTGTCCGTtttcttccgctttctttgtgttggaattctaaactccggtggatttctgaggactatggttaactgctcctccaATCTccgcagggtaaattgagacagctagctagactatctgtccaatctgagtttcctctcgcacgactaacacaacctttgaatgtacacgttccaccaaaacaagttccttcccaaagcTACTTTGCAGCGGATCCATGCAGTGCTTTgagccgcccatgacgattgtgattggtttaaagaaatgccaataagccAGAGCACGATCttttcccatcctggaatgctgtttggactagccagaccctcttttgCAGCACcttggaggatggtctggcaaagcgagactacagcCCACATATTTCAAACTCCACAACCCCAATTTAGTGCAGGTTTAGAAAGCTCCTCCAAAGACATTATACAGCTGTTGgtgttttcacaggctgagtagTACTCCTCATGATGAGTCAACTGTTTTCAATGTGTAAAATCGGTGTAGTGCCTTGGCGTCTCAAACACAGTGAGCTCTGTTTATTGAATGGTAATGTGTGGTAATCTTATGGTAATAGGGACTGATGCCGTCTTAAAAGTGAAAATCCTCAACGGTTGAATGAGCCCTTGGATTTGGTGGGACTTTTGATTACACTCTCTTCAGTCTGCCACATCTATGCACATAGAGTATGGTACTGTGTCTACATCTGTCTCCTAGACACAGTGCCTGCGGATGTAACCCAGCAAATCCACTGAGCATTTCACAGGGGAAAGCATGGAGCGCTGCCCAAACTCTGCACAAAGCACTTTCAGCATGATCAATATGTGCATATCTAAAAAGTTGGtgagcagcaaaaaaaaaattgggaacAAAGGACCAACATGTACTGTATTCCCCAAGATTACAACAGGCAAATATTAATAGAGTGAGTAACGCTCCATGACTACCAATGTTTTCAACTTGTCTCTGGAGGTTGTTAGACAGACTTTTAATTTGAGTGGGATAACTTTTGATTGATAACTACTCACGGAAAGTCATTACATgtctataatgttttatgacTCTAAAATGATAGATGAATAATGCTCATGGGATATTCTGGATGTAATTAAAAATGAACTAAGTAGATGGTAGTCATATCCTGTGTTTTTTCCTGAATAGATATAGGCCTACAGTCTCTTTTTTTACTAGCACAATGGTACACACCATGTGTGTCTTACAATGATGGGTCCAAATATTCATCGTGGACATATCTGTATGCAGTAAGTGAAAGATGcatatagattttatttaattttatttatgttttgttttatcttgtttcatttttatttatctctcaatcactttctttctttcttgagCTGTTGTAACAAGTGCTCAAGCAGTAATGTCATAAAGTGGCTCATACAGATGAAGCCTTTTTTTGTGGAGCATACTGTATAACGTGTCACTATCACAGGGATTTTGTCTTCATGCAGATTGCTTGCTCTTGTTTATAGCATACAGCCTGCGCCACATTAAGATTCCAAGTCAGAGATACATATCGCAAGTCATCATTCTTTTTGCTGAAGGAAGCAATGTTGCTGACGTTGCCATGTTGCATTAGAGTCACACACCAAGAAAACAAGGGGACATAATCTAGGACATGCTGTCTGGAATCATCCGAAACAACTTCAGATAATCGACTCTGAGCTGCTGAATTCCTCCTTCTCCGACAGGCCAAAGCATTTCAAACCAACAAGATCATAAACCTACAACCCCTAGCAGAAGAAATACAAGCGGACCTCAATTCTCTGTAGCAGACGCTAACGTAGGCAGCCTCTAACTACAAGAAATTAAGACTGAAAATGTCACATAAGCACGTTCATTAACCTCATTTTTTTGGTATGACTTCACTGAAATAGATCAAATTAATTCAAATCTCTGATATGGCAAGAGACTGCGAACACTGCAGTgtagcatgctgcatgctttgCATCAGCAAAATGACCATCGTGCTAGCTTGCCCTCATAACTCCTGTTGAGGTCCCCTTGAGCAAAAACATTTGACACTAGTCTGTTCTGAGTTGAGCTGCTCTGCAGCCACCACTAGCAGACTGGTTGTACTTGAATAAAGTATTTTAgtagtagttttatttttcaaagaaaTTGTCTCTGCTCACCAGTCTTGCAGATGGGACAGCACTGATCGGGCTCGTACTCCGGATCCACACAATCAGTCTGAGGGCAGGCTGCCACAGAGCACAACACCTCCCCACTTGGCTCACATCGGCACTTCTCACATGGAGACACCTGGATAGCAGAGAAGAAATAGTAATTAACACCCTTATACACCtttcacacacagatacagacacacacagaaaacaaagagTCTTCTCCTCTTGATTCATTTCTTGTTATCTATGTGTCTGGCTCTTTGTTTGTCtcagtgtctgtctctctttttacactgctctgtgtgtctctctctctctctctgtcttttatacacatacacacacacacacacacacacacacacacacacacaaaatactccTGCCTGTCTGGCTTGTTTAATACAATGTGCATTCAACGTCACAACACATTCTATAGGGAAGTCGCATCCTTCTAACCTTCATTGCCAATGAATGCTTCGTTTGAGAGAGAGCCCAGTCGAGAATTGAACTTCCCTATCCAATCAGAGGATATGGAAAAATCAATAGCAATGGGAAACAAAAGAAAGATGCTTCCTATTTTCTTGGTGGGTGAACAGAGACATTAGAAATGATGGGTTATCCAAACATTCCTGTatggaaataaaacaaatgtgggACAAAAGCCGGGACTGATAGTTTGAATTAGATTTTACTGCAAAAGGCTTCATACACCTTTAATCTCAACGAGCGAGCAGAGGTTAATTCCACCAGCGCTGCTGTAGATTGCCGAAGCTTGCGCCTCCGCATGGCACTCGACTGTGTAAAATGGAGCGAGGCAGCACTTAGTACAATGCCCAAGAACTTAGCAATCAAGCATAAAAAGAAACCTGCCTGTTGCTTAGTTTCAAAGtaccctcccaccccccaccacaCAGCGCAAAGCCTGACGTATATTTCTTGAGAAAGTAGAGCTTCCTGACATTGAAACTTGACATTGAGCTGTCGCTAACACAGTGAGTTAGAGGAGGAACATCCCATATTAGCCTTAACCTCCTGCTGAGACACTCGCCAAGGTAACGAGAAGCATTAGGCGCAGGTACATGTAGACATAACCAAGATTGCGGTGCAATCCTGAGTCAAGCCTTTTTAAAGAGGTGTCAGAAGACGAAACATGAAAGATCACGTTGATGTATCTCTGTGGCTCTTCACAAACACCCACATGCAGCAGCGTGCTCTGCAGAGTTGTAACATTACTATAACTGAAACTCTGTCATGTGTATCAACAAACTGAATATGGAAACACTCTGCTGAAGCAGGCATTGCTAAAGTCAGCCTCCGGTAATATTCAGGCGttgtgtgaggaaaaaaaaaagacaagtgcTGACCTTTGCCATTATaaatctgcctgcctgctcGCTTGCATGCTGTGAGGCAAGGTAAGTTTAGTTTCGGTGTAGTGCCTGTGATGAACTCCATTGAACAGCCAGCAGTGTTCTGTCAGCACTTCTTTCAAGTTTAAGCATGTCAAAAATGAGTGAATGCAGCTAATGAGCTCACCTTAAACTCTTCTAGCGAGGCGTAGATCTTGCCCCGGAACTCGCAGTAGTTCTTTTTCTCCTTGCACATCGGGCAGCATTGGCTAGTGTCCACTTTAATGCAGCGAGGGTGAACTTTGGGACATTCTGGCTTGGTGCACAGAGGGCCCTCGTCTGTGCAGAGGCAAGGGCACGTCGAAGGGCCCGGGGTGAACTGGTCACCGATGGCGAACACAAAGCCGCTCTCATCCATGCAGCCTTTCCCCCTGTAGTCTGGGTAGGCGTACTCGTCGATGGCGTCCAGGGAGAGCGTGACGTCACTGGTGGGGCCCTCGTCTATTTGATTCAGGCTGTCCTTTTCAGTCCACAGCTCCTGAGGCTTCCCGCCTTTAGATCCTCGTGTCTGGGAGCTGAGGTACGGTCTGGCGCGGCTCGAAGCATTCCTGTTGGAGCCCAAATCATTGATTTCCTCCGGCCGCTGATGAGCGCCGTATCTCGGCGGCTCCTCAGGGGCCTGCTCGTCCTGATGTCCGTCCTCCCTGGCTTGGGTCAACACTCTTTCCAGACGTTCTCGGCTCGCTGGTAAGGTTGCTATAGGATTACACTGAGCACCACTCATCAGAAACCCAAGAACAAAGAGAACTTCTGCTGTCATGGCAACGGAGTGCAGCATCTCTCCCCACCACCAGCGAGGTGGGAAAACACCTTGGATCACATAACACACTTCAAATCTCAGGTGTGAGCCAGTCCATCTGGAAAGAGAAAATTAAAATGGGGTTATGCGCTCAgtattttgtcaattttttatcTCAGGTGGGGGGATTGTTTCATTTAGCCTCTAGAGCAGTGCAGGGAATTCAGCCAAGTTTGGAGCA from Perca flavescens isolate YP-PL-M2 chromosome 17, PFLA_1.0, whole genome shotgun sequence includes:
- the vwc2 gene encoding brorin — encoded protein: MLHSVAMTAEVLFVLGFLMSGAQCNPIATLPASRERLERVLTQAREDGHQDEQAPEEPPRYGAHQRPEEINDLGSNRNASSRARPYLSSQTRGSKGGKPQELWTEKDSLNQIDEGPTSDVTLSLDAIDEYAYPDYRGKGCMDESGFVFAIGDQFTPGPSTCPCLCTDEGPLCTKPECPKVHPRCIKVDTSQCCPMCKEKKNYCEFRGKIYASLEEFKVSPCEKCRCEPSGEVLCSVAACPQTDCVDPEYEPDQCCPICKTGPNCYVDTSVIPAGREVKIDECTICYCTYEEGTWQIERQATCSKNECQLS